In Chryseobacterium salivictor, the DNA window AACTGGGTTTAGAATGAAGCCTGGACATCCGGAAATCATATCCGGGGTGATTATAAACAACGGGTGTCTGAGAATGCAAGTCTCAAAAAGTGCAGAGATTTTTCTTGAGAGAAAAGTGATTTTACGGAAAGGGAAGGTTTAAAATGAGGTAGTCCACTGATCTTTAAACAATAAAGAACCTTTCAAATTTTGAAAGGCTCCCGGTTAAATCTGTTAAATAGTTGTAATATGAGGTTTAAATATGGTTCGCGAAAAATTCGCTGGTTTTTTAATTTACAATAGATCCGCAGAAAAAAATGCTAAAATACATGAACAAAATTATGATTCTGTGGAATTTCCAAAATTGACTTCAGTATTGATTCCTTCAGATTGACCGCGGTAATTAAGGCTCGGTGCATTGAAGATCTCTGCTTTTGCACGTAACGCCACTATTTTTTTTAGAATATCTAAAGATTTTGCATCGCGAAATTTTATATGTTCAAAATAGTTTTGATGAATGCAGTTGTTTTTTGAAAAGACTTCATTTACCTTTTCGATTTGTTCCGGATCTTTTACTTTTACACTGACCACCAAACTGTCGTCTTCAAGTTCGGTTTTGTCTTTAAAAAAATATTGCCAGATAGAGGTTTTTACTTTTTTATGAATTTTCTCTTCATGCAAATATAGAATGTAATCCTGATTCTGAATACCTGCATTTTCCAAGTCCTGACCAATTTGGTGAGACTGACTTTGGCTTTCAAATAAGCCTGTGATGATTGATGCCATTATTCTAAATTTTAAATTTACAATACAAAGTTTACATATTTAATGCGAAAAATACAAGTAAAAACGATAGTTATTATGTATTAATTGAAAACGAAAGGATATATTGTTAATATATTTAACTATTAAAAAATATAATTCTTTATATTTGAGCACAAAAAAAGTAAAAATGAAGAAGCTGATCCCTTTTGTTCTATTGATTTCTCAGTTTTGTTTTACACAGAATATTTCACATAATTTAGATGCTGCAACCAAGAAATTATTAGCTTCTGCCTCTGCATATTCCTCAATTGTTTCAATATATGTGGCGGACGATGGCGGCAATTTGGTGTATGAAAACAACGGTAATACGGGACTTTCCAGCGCTTCTACGCAAAAGATATTTACGGCCGCTGCAGCTTTAGAAACTTTAGGCAAAGATTTTCAATATGTCACCAGAGCCTATTATTCCGGGACGATTTCTTCAGGCTTTTTAGCGGGCGATCTTTTCATTACTTCAACCGGTGATCCCACTTTGGGAAGTTGGCGATATGATGGATATAAACCAGAAAATTTTAAACAAAAATTAATTCAGTCTTTAAGGGAAAAAGGGATTTCCGAAATTTCCGGTGATTTGATTATTGACGATTCCTATTTCGATTTTCTCGCGACTCCCGGCGGTTGGCCCTGGAATGACCTTGGGAATTATTACGGAGCCGGAGTTTGGGGAATCAATTGGCGCGAAAATCAGTTCGATATGCAGATACTCGGCGGCGAAATCAAAAAATTAAATGTCGATTTAACCAATGTGAAATGGGTGAATGATATTGAAACAGGCGGAACTTCTGACCAAAGTTTAATTTATACTGCGCCTCATTCGAACGTAGCTTATATTAACGGAATTTTGCCTTCTAAAGGGATTACGGTTTCCGGAGCAACTCCAAATCCTCCTTTAACTTTAGGACAGGAAATAAAAAGTTGGCTGAAAGAATCCGGAATTGAATTTAACGGAAAAGTGACTTCTGCCTCTCAACAGAGAATTGATGGGGAGAAAATAACTGCCGTTCCCAAGAATAATCTTTTGCTTGAATATAAGTCGCCGACTTTAGATAAAATTATCTTTTGGTTTATGCGGAAAAGCATCAATTTTTATGGGGAAACTTTAATTAAAACGTTAGGAAAAGAAAAGAAAAATGAAGGAAGTTTTGATGCTGGAATTTCCTACCTGAAAGATTTCTGGAAATCGAAAGGAATTAATCCGGCCATGATCAATTTTGCAGACGGCAGTGGACTTTCTCCGCAAAACTACGTTTCGGCAAAAGCAGAAGTGCAGTCGTTGATTTACAGTAAAAAACAACCTTGGTTTAATGAATTTTATGAAGGATTTCCGACTCAGGGAAATGGCATGAAATTGAAAAGTGGAACCATGAAAGACACCAAATCATTTGCCGGCTACCATACTTCGAAAAACGGAAAAAAATATGTTTTCGCAGTCATTATTAATAATTATCAGGGCGGCAATGTCAGCGACGCATTATTGCAGGTGCTGAACGTTTTAAAATAGTTGTATTTTCGTGCAATGAAGAGACGCGGAATTTTTTCGAAACTCAATAACTGGATTATTTATATTTTGCTTACATCGGCCGTTGCCGGCGTGGTTGTGGCTTCTGTTGTTCTGATTAATTATTTGCGGAAAGAGGAAATCAAAAGGATTGAACTTTTTGCGACCACGATCAAATATCAGCAGAATGAAATCATCGAAGATCCCATGACTTTGGATTTGATTCTGCAGATTAATAAAACCAATAATACAATTCCTGTAATTGTTACCGATAAAAATAAAAAGCCACTGGGTATTGATTTTCAAAGAAATATCCCGGAAGAGATTCAGAATGATCCTCAGAAAATGCAGGCTTTGATCAATAAAATGGCGGGTTCATACAGTCCTATTGAACTGCAGATGCCGGATGGGAATAATCAGTATGTTTATTACACCAATTCCAATTTGTTAAATAATTTACGGTATTCTCCCTATATTTTAGGACTGCTTATTTTGGCTTATATTTTCTTTTCTTTCTGGTTTCTGCGGACGATCAAGAAAACCGATGAAGGTTACGTGTGGGCTGGTTTGGCAAAGGAAACTGCGCATCAGATCGGAACGCCGCTTTCATCAATGATCGGTTGGATCGAAATCCTGCGCATGGAAAATGAAAACAGTGAAGGCGTAAAAGAAATCGAAAATGACATCAACCGGCTCAAAACAATTTCGGAAAGGTTTTCGAAAATCGGTTCCGTTCCCGAGCTTAATGATTTGAATATCAATGAAACAATTCAACAGAATTACGATTATCTGAAATCGAGAATTTCGCGGAAAGTAAGTTTTATGCTGATCTTGCCAAAAGAACAGATCCTGATTCCACACAGCAGAATTCTGCTGAGCTGGGTGATTGAAAATATTGTTAAAAACGCCGTCGATGCGATGAGAGGAGAAGGCCGCCTTGAAATCGAACTCTACGAAAAAAGCAAAAACATTGTGATCGATATTAAAGATTCTGGCTCAGGAATGACAAGAGCCCAAGCAAGAAATGCTTTCAAAGCAGGTTATTCCACTAAAAAAAGAGGATGGGGACTTGGTTTGTCTTTAGCAAAAAGAGTCATTAAAGAATACCACCGTGGCGATATCAAAATTGCACAAACCGAAATTGGCGTGGGAACAACGTTCAGAATTACCATGAGAAATTCTTAGTTTTTGTTTGTTTTACCAAAAGAAAAAAATGCCGTTTCCAGAAGAAGCGGCATTTTTTATTTTATAAAACGAGGTGTATTTTTTATACCGTTTATTTTTGCTGAGAATAATAAATGTAATAATTCTCATCAAATTTTACAGGATCTGCGGACGATAATGCCACCGTTTGCCAATTTTCAGTCGGATTGATTTCCTGGTTACCGTTAATTCTGAGCGGCAATTTTAAATCCTTTACAATCTGCGTATAGCGGTATTTTAAAGTATTTCCGGTTTGTGAATATTCTAAAGTCGGAATTTTGGTCGTTCTTAAATATTGGTCAAATACAGTAGAGAAATCAATCCCTGATTTTGTAGAAATATAATCTTCAACCTGTTTCGAAGTAACGGTTTGATGATAGAAATCTGTATTCAAACCACGCAGTATTTCTCTGAATTTTTCATCATTATTAATGACTTGGCGAATCGTATGAATCATATTGGATCCTTTGTAATACATATCACCGCTTCCTGATTTTGCAACTCCGTAAGGACCAATAATCGGTTCGTCATTTCTAATGTTTTTACGGATTCCGACCACGTATTTTTCAGCTGCTGCTTTGCCCATAAAATCCTCTACAAACAAGGTTTCCGAATAGTTGGTGAAACCTTCATGAACCCACATGTCTGCCTTGTCTTTTGCGGTGATATTATTGGCAAACCATTCGTGACCGCTTTCATGAATGATGATGAAATCCCAGTTTAACCCAACTCCGGTTCCTGATAAGTCACGGCCTAAATAACCGTTTTCGTAATTATTTCCATATCCGACTCCGCTTTGATGTTCCATCCCAAGATACGGCGTTTCTATCAGTTTATAAGAATCTTCGTAGAAAGGATAAGGTCCGAACCAGTGTTCAAAGGCTTTCATCATCGGCTTAACCTGTTGGAACTGCTTTTCGGCTTTCTCCAGATTATAGTCCAAAACCCAGTAATCCAAATCAAGCGCACCTTTTTCGCCCGCATACGTTTCTTTAAAATTGACGTATTTCCCAACATTAGGAACGATAGAATAAAGATTGATTGGATTCTTAACTTCCCACGTATAAACCTTTTTGTCTTTTTTAGATTTTTGGGCAATCAATCTTCCATTCCCTACACCAACCAAATCTTTTGGGGTAATGATTTTCATAATCATTCCATTGTCGGGTTCGTCACTCCAGAGGTCTTTTGAGGGCAGCCATACCGAAGCGCCGATTCCTTCCTGCGCCACCGACATCCACGGATTTCCGTGGGCATCTTTCCTGAAAACCCAGCCACCGTCCCAAGGCGCATTTTTGGCAATAACAGGATTTCCGGAAAACTGTATGGTGAAAGAATGCGTTTCACCTTTTTTATAATTTTTCTTCGCCGTAATGAAAACAAAATCACCTTCTCTTTTTGAAGAATATGATTTGGCGTCAGAACCGATGATTTTATAATTCATCGGCTGCTGCAGATCAATTTGAAATACAGGATTTTTAATGTCTTTTAAAATTTCAAAAGTAATTTTGTTGGTACCGGAAACCGACTGATCTGCGAACTTGGGTTCCACAGAAATTTCATACTTTTTGACATCCCAGAAATTCCTGAATTCGGTATTAGAGCCTTTTAACGAATCTTGTTTTGTGAATTGCTGTGCAGAAAAAACCGCAGAGGTAAAAATAAGAAGGGCAAGAGTTTTTTTCATTTTTAAAGAAATAAGTGGAGCAAATATAATTATTATTTTGTTTGGGGAATCTTTGGAACGTTATGTGTAAGTAAAATTCAGTATTTTTGAAAAAATTTTTGAATGAAGATTAGAATTATTTCCACCGTTTTTGCTTTGGTTTTTCTTGTTTCCTGTAATAAAGACAAGGAAATCCTCAATACTTTAAATGACTATAATCTTTCGATGGAAAGCAAAGGATATCATTTTGGTGATCATTTAGAGCTTCCGAAAGAGGTTACCGATAATGCTGAAAGTATCTCGATTAGTTTTGGTGACAAAGAAACCTCAAAGCTGGTAGTTGATCCCGCATATTTTACTTTAGGAGATAATCAGGTTACTTTTAATATAAAGAAAAAAGGCGGTGAGATTTTAAATCAGGATGCAACCATTAATGTTTTTGCTAAAAACCCGGAAACAAAATTATCTTACGAAATTATAAAAGAATACCCACACGATCCCAAAAGTTTTACGCAGGGTTTCCAAATCGAGGGCAGTACGATCTATGAATCGGACGGGCAAATGGGCGAATCCAGAATCTGGAAATATACTTTGGGAACAACCACTCCAATTGTACAGACTGCGCAGGCGGATGACGTTTTCTCGGAAGGTTGTGCGATTGTTGGCGATAAAATTTACCAGTTGACCTGGAGAAATAAGAAAGGATTTGTGTACGATAAAAATTCCCTGAAATTAATAAGTGAATTTCTTTATCCCAACGTGATGGGAGAGGGTTGGGGCTTGACTTACGACGGCAAAAATCTGATCGCTTCCGACGGAACAAAAAATATTTATTTTCTGAGTGTTTCTGAT includes these proteins:
- the dacB gene encoding D-alanyl-D-alanine carboxypeptidase/D-alanyl-D-alanine endopeptidase, whose amino-acid sequence is MKKLIPFVLLISQFCFTQNISHNLDAATKKLLASASAYSSIVSIYVADDGGNLVYENNGNTGLSSASTQKIFTAAAALETLGKDFQYVTRAYYSGTISSGFLAGDLFITSTGDPTLGSWRYDGYKPENFKQKLIQSLREKGISEISGDLIIDDSYFDFLATPGGWPWNDLGNYYGAGVWGINWRENQFDMQILGGEIKKLNVDLTNVKWVNDIETGGTSDQSLIYTAPHSNVAYINGILPSKGITVSGATPNPPLTLGQEIKSWLKESGIEFNGKVTSASQQRIDGEKITAVPKNNLLLEYKSPTLDKIIFWFMRKSINFYGETLIKTLGKEKKNEGSFDAGISYLKDFWKSKGINPAMINFADGSGLSPQNYVSAKAEVQSLIYSKKQPWFNEFYEGFPTQGNGMKLKSGTMKDTKSFAGYHTSKNGKKYVFAVIINNYQGGNVSDALLQVLNVLK
- a CDS encoding sensor histidine kinase, with the protein product MKRRGIFSKLNNWIIYILLTSAVAGVVVASVVLINYLRKEEIKRIELFATTIKYQQNEIIEDPMTLDLILQINKTNNTIPVIVTDKNKKPLGIDFQRNIPEEIQNDPQKMQALINKMAGSYSPIELQMPDGNNQYVYYTNSNLLNNLRYSPYILGLLILAYIFFSFWFLRTIKKTDEGYVWAGLAKETAHQIGTPLSSMIGWIEILRMENENSEGVKEIENDINRLKTISERFSKIGSVPELNDLNINETIQQNYDYLKSRISRKVSFMLILPKEQILIPHSRILLSWVIENIVKNAVDAMRGEGRLEIELYEKSKNIVIDIKDSGSGMTRAQARNAFKAGYSTKKRGWGLGLSLAKRVIKEYHRGDIKIAQTEIGVGTTFRITMRNS
- a CDS encoding M1 family metallopeptidase, producing MKKTLALLIFTSAVFSAQQFTKQDSLKGSNTEFRNFWDVKKYEISVEPKFADQSVSGTNKITFEILKDIKNPVFQIDLQQPMNYKIIGSDAKSYSSKREGDFVFITAKKNYKKGETHSFTIQFSGNPVIAKNAPWDGGWVFRKDAHGNPWMSVAQEGIGASVWLPSKDLWSDEPDNGMIMKIITPKDLVGVGNGRLIAQKSKKDKKVYTWEVKNPINLYSIVPNVGKYVNFKETYAGEKGALDLDYWVLDYNLEKAEKQFQQVKPMMKAFEHWFGPYPFYEDSYKLIETPYLGMEHQSGVGYGNNYENGYLGRDLSGTGVGLNWDFIIIHESGHEWFANNITAKDKADMWVHEGFTNYSETLFVEDFMGKAAAEKYVVGIRKNIRNDEPIIGPYGVAKSGSGDMYYKGSNMIHTIRQVINNDEKFREILRGLNTDFYHQTVTSKQVEDYISTKSGIDFSTVFDQYLRTTKIPTLEYSQTGNTLKYRYTQIVKDLKLPLRINGNQEINPTENWQTVALSSADPVKFDENYYIYYSQQK
- a CDS encoding glutaminyl-peptide cyclotransferase, coding for MKIRIISTVFALVFLVSCNKDKEILNTLNDYNLSMESKGYHFGDHLELPKEVTDNAESISISFGDKETSKLVVDPAYFTLGDNQVTFNIKKKGGEILNQDATINVFAKNPETKLSYEIIKEYPHDPKSFTQGFQIEGSTIYESDGQMGESRIWKYTLGTTTPIVQTAQADDVFSEGCAIVGDKIYQLTWRNKKGFVYDKNSLKLISEFLYPNVMGEGWGLTYDGKNLIASDGTKNIYFLSVSDPSKMVRYISVAGNTEAYDQINELEYHKGFIYANVWQKPIILKINPANGEVVGKFDFTEIAKLNTKDATNDVLNGIAFKGDHMLVTGKLWSKIYEVSIK